A genomic region of Nostoc sp. UHCC 0702 contains the following coding sequences:
- the mrdA gene encoding penicillin-binding protein 2, translated as MALLQPPPISVKKDTRTVGRSFQSVFLIIFTLSMTAGIAFRLAYLQIVEGSKLRQRAEANRIRIIPKQPERGNIFDRKGKLLASTRYSRSVYLWPMAHTKRSWSIVAPRLEKILGIPQEEIEKKLEDAGANSSSLIRIARDLNEAQITALKEYENELQNVEIHTDAVRYYPHGKELAHVLGYTRELTPKQLKQRKDEGYQLGDVIGQMGAEKAYEKILRGEWGGQQVEVDGAGRPLRVLGEKQAKAGKDLHLTIDLDIQKAAAKALGDRDGAIVAIDPKNGAVLAMVSHPTFDPNIFSKQKLSQKDWEIVQGADHPLVNRALSAFPPASTFKIVTATAGLESGKFSPSTILQTYGSLTIGGTRFGEWNHAGFGPLGFVGALQWSSDTFFYQIGRGVGGPTLIEWTRKYGFGKKTGFEFANEEAKGLVPDETWKQKVWKMPWTVGDSINMSIGQGALQTTPLQVAVMFAVPANGGYRVQPHLLKDNEQAKSWRESLNMKPTTVKILRDGLRKVVSEGTGKALNQPTIPTVAGKSGTAEAWKGRVKQNHAWFGAYAPADKPEFVIVAFAEHSGGGGGSIAAPMILKIMEDYFQRQSPNKYEKPKTE; from the coding sequence ATGGCTTTATTGCAACCACCTCCAATTAGCGTCAAAAAAGATACTCGGACAGTAGGACGGAGTTTTCAGTCTGTATTTTTAATTATATTTACCCTATCAATGACTGCTGGTATCGCTTTTCGTTTAGCATACTTACAAATTGTTGAAGGGTCGAAACTTAGACAAAGAGCAGAAGCAAACCGAATTCGGATCATTCCTAAACAACCGGAGCGTGGTAATATTTTTGACCGTAAAGGCAAACTTTTAGCCAGTACGCGTTATTCTCGTTCTGTATATCTATGGCCGATGGCACACACCAAGCGATCTTGGTCAATTGTGGCTCCCCGTTTGGAAAAAATTCTGGGTATTCCTCAAGAAGAGATAGAAAAGAAACTAGAAGATGCTGGCGCTAATTCTTCTTCACTGATCCGCATTGCTCGTGACCTCAATGAAGCACAAATCACCGCTTTGAAGGAGTATGAAAACGAACTGCAAAATGTCGAAATACATACGGATGCTGTTCGTTACTATCCTCATGGGAAAGAATTGGCTCATGTACTAGGTTATACGCGGGAATTGACCCCAAAACAGTTAAAACAAAGGAAGGACGAAGGCTACCAACTGGGGGATGTAATTGGTCAGATGGGGGCTGAAAAGGCTTATGAAAAAATACTAAGGGGCGAATGGGGAGGTCAGCAGGTAGAAGTAGATGGCGCTGGACGACCACTGAGAGTTTTGGGAGAAAAACAGGCAAAAGCGGGTAAAGATTTACACTTAACTATAGATTTAGATATACAAAAGGCAGCGGCTAAAGCTTTAGGCGATCGCGATGGGGCGATCGTTGCGATCGACCCAAAAAACGGTGCTGTCTTAGCAATGGTATCTCACCCCACCTTTGATCCCAATATCTTCTCTAAGCAAAAACTCTCGCAAAAAGATTGGGAAATTGTACAAGGTGCAGACCATCCCTTGGTTAATCGTGCCCTGAGTGCTTTTCCACCCGCCAGTACCTTTAAAATCGTCACTGCGACTGCTGGACTAGAATCAGGCAAATTTTCTCCCAGCACAATACTACAAACCTATGGTTCTCTAACCATTGGCGGCACCCGATTTGGTGAGTGGAATCATGCGGGATTCGGCCCGTTGGGTTTTGTCGGAGCATTGCAATGGAGTAGTGATACTTTCTTCTATCAAATTGGTAGAGGAGTGGGTGGCCCAACTTTAATTGAATGGACTCGCAAGTATGGATTTGGCAAGAAAACCGGCTTTGAGTTCGCCAATGAAGAAGCAAAAGGTTTAGTGCCAGATGAGACATGGAAGCAGAAAGTTTGGAAAATGCCCTGGACTGTTGGCGACAGCATAAATATGTCAATTGGTCAAGGTGCTTTACAAACCACACCTTTACAAGTCGCAGTCATGTTTGCTGTGCCAGCAAATGGTGGTTATCGAGTCCAACCACATTTGCTTAAAGACAATGAACAAGCAAAAAGTTGGCGAGAATCCTTAAATATGAAACCGACAACCGTCAAAATTCTCCGCGACGGATTGCGGAAAGTAGTGTCTGAAGGTACAGGTAAGGCTTTGAATCAGCCAACAATTCCGACCGTCGCTGGTAAGAGTGGCACCGCTGAAGCATGGAAGGGCCGAGTCAAACAAAATCACGCTTGGTTTGGTGCTTATGCTCCCGCCGATAAACCTGAATTCGTAATCGTCGCATTTGCGGAACATTCCGGTGGTGGTGGTGGTAGTATTGCCGCACCAATGATTTTAAAAATCATGGAAGATTATTTCCAACGTCAGTCTCCCAACAAGTATGAAAAACCAAAAACTGAATAA
- the mrdA gene encoding penicillin-binding protein 2 — protein sequence MSLFPSSLPSSKKDIRTVGRGFQSIFLITFTLLMCAGIQARLAYLQIAEGPKLRQRAEANRVRTIAKQPERGNIFDRNGKLLASTRYPHSVYLWPMAHTKPSWSVTAPRLQQILHVSQEEMEKKLIEAGPNSSSLIRIARDLNEAEITVLKEYENELLEVEINTEAVRYYPQGEELAHVLGYTRELTPAQLKDKKQQGYRLGDVIGQMGIEKAYENTLRGEWGGQQVEVDGRGRPMRVLGEKEARSGKDLHLTIDLDVQKAAVKALGNYQGAIVAIDPNNGAVLAMVSYPTFDPNIFSKQKLSEQDWQSVQGKKHPLVNRALSAFPPASTYKIITTTAGLESGEFSPNTVLQTYGSLTIGGVTFGEWNHAGFGPLGFPRAMAMSSDTFFYQVGRKVGGPTLIQWSRKYGFGQKTGIEFANEESKGLVPDETWKQKVMKMPWTIGDTINMSIGQGALQVTPLQAAIMFSVPANGGYRVKPHLLKDHEQAKSWRESLNMKPITISILREGLRKVVTEGTGKRLNVPSIAAASGKSGTAEAGVGRPNHTWFGAYAPSNQPEIAVVAFGENSGDHGGTVCGPMVLQVLEAYFSHKYPGKYVQSHSKDSPTKVHSSASNTGD from the coding sequence ATGTCTTTATTTCCATCATCTCTACCGAGTAGCAAAAAAGATATACGAACAGTCGGGCGTGGTTTCCAGTCAATATTTTTAATTACATTTACCCTATTGATGTGTGCTGGTATTCAGGCTCGTCTGGCATATTTACAAATTGCTGAAGGGCCAAAACTCCGGCAACGAGCAGAGGCAAACCGAGTCCGGACGATCGCCAAACAACCAGAACGTGGTAATATTTTTGACCGCAATGGCAAACTTTTAGCCAGTACACGCTACCCTCACTCTGTATACTTATGGCCAATGGCACATACTAAGCCTTCTTGGTCAGTAACGGCACCACGTTTACAGCAAATTCTTCACGTCTCCCAAGAAGAGATGGAAAAGAAACTAATTGAAGCAGGCCCCAACTCTTCTTCACTCATCCGCATTGCTCGCGACTTGAACGAAGCAGAAATTACGGTATTGAAAGAGTATGAAAATGAACTGCTAGAGGTAGAAATCAATACAGAAGCGGTTCGCTACTATCCCCAAGGTGAAGAATTAGCCCATGTGCTGGGCTATACACGAGAACTGACCCCAGCACAGTTAAAAGACAAGAAACAGCAAGGCTACCGACTGGGCGACGTGATTGGTCAGATGGGGATCGAAAAGGCTTATGAGAATACCCTGCGGGGTGAATGGGGTGGGCAGCAGGTGGAAGTAGATGGTAGAGGGCGACCAATGCGGGTTTTGGGAGAGAAAGAGGCAAGGTCTGGTAAAGATTTACACTTGACAATCGATTTAGATGTACAAAAGGCAGCGGTAAAAGCTTTGGGAAATTACCAAGGTGCGATCGTGGCAATTGATCCCAATAATGGTGCTGTCTTAGCAATGGTGTCTTATCCCACCTTTGATCCCAATATTTTCTCTAAGCAAAAACTCTCAGAACAAGATTGGCAAAGTGTACAAGGTAAAAAACATCCTTTAGTTAATCGTGCCTTGAGTGCTTTTCCACCCGCCAGCACTTACAAAATTATCACCACAACTGCGGGTTTAGAATCAGGTGAATTTTCTCCTAATACAGTATTACAAACTTACGGTTCCCTGACCATTGGTGGGGTAACTTTTGGTGAATGGAATCATGCTGGATTCGGCCCATTGGGATTTCCTAGAGCAATGGCTATGAGTAGTGATACATTCTTTTATCAAGTTGGTAGAAAAGTCGGTGGCCCAACTTTAATCCAATGGAGTCGCAAATACGGATTTGGTCAAAAAACCGGCATTGAGTTTGCCAATGAAGAATCAAAAGGCTTAGTTCCAGATGAAACTTGGAAGCAAAAAGTGATGAAGATGCCTTGGACGATAGGCGACACAATTAATATGTCAATTGGTCAAGGCGCTCTGCAAGTGACACCCCTACAAGCAGCTATTATGTTTTCTGTCCCTGCTAATGGAGGCTATCGAGTGAAACCACATTTACTCAAAGACCATGAACAAGCAAAAAGCTGGCGAGAATCCTTAAATATGAAGCCAATAACTATCAGCATTCTCCGCGAGGGGCTGCGTAAAGTAGTGACTGAAGGTACAGGTAAGCGTTTGAATGTGCCATCAATTGCCGCAGCATCAGGAAAAAGCGGTACTGCTGAAGCCGGTGTTGGCCGCCCGAATCATACTTGGTTTGGTGCTTATGCCCCCAGTAATCAGCCAGAAATTGCTGTTGTGGCTTTTGGTGAAAACTCTGGGGATCATGGTGGGACAGTTTGTGGACCGATGGTCTTACAAGTGCTAGAAGCTTATTTTTCTCATAAGTATCCAGGCAAGTATGTACAATCTCACTCAAAAGATTCACCAACCAAAGTTCATAGTTCAGCATCTAACACTGGAGACTAA